Part of the Gammaproteobacteria bacterium genome is shown below.
GGAGGTGATTGGTTTGGCGAGTACTCGATTGAGTGCGTGCTCAATGGCGACGATTTCTGTCTCGGCAATCGGTGTGACCAGATTTTTTATGCGCTCGCGAGCCTGTTCCACCGTAAGAGAGTTTGGATCATATTCATCACACGGCTGGAGTTTGGATGTGTCACTACTCATGATGGTTTCCTGTAAAAATGGCTGGCGAAGTAGCCGAGAATAAATTCCACAATTTCATTTGGCTTGTTGACGTCGAGTTGCGGGATGATCGGGGCGTCGTTTGGTCGCTCATCGCAGGCCAGGGCAATGATGCGCGGGTCTTGTAGGCACAACAGCGGCTTGCCAAGCGATGGCCGATGTATTTCTATGCGCGGTATGGATTCGTGTTTGAATCCTTCCACCAGAATTAAATCCAGTTGGCGTTCATCCAGTTGCTTGATGAGTTCGTTCAAATTTGGTTCGGCATCCGGGCTGGGATTTTCGTGGATGAGTGCCCAGCGTTGTGCAGAGGCCACGATGGTTTGCGTTGCGCCAGCATGACGTAATCGATAGCTGTCTTTGC
Proteins encoded:
- the mobB gene encoding molybdopterin-guanine dinucleotide biosynthesis protein B, with the protein product MPANSSPPIVGFVAYSGSGKTTLLEKIIPLFRQQGLRVAIIKHAHHDFDIDHPGKDSYRLRHAGATQTIVASAQRWALIHENPSPDAEPNLNELIKQLDERQLDLILVEGFKHESIPRIEIHRPSLGKPLLCLQDPRIIALACDERPNDAPIIPQLDVNKPNEIVEFILGYFASHFYRKPS